Proteins encoded together in one Quercus lobata isolate SW786 chromosome 3, ValleyOak3.0 Primary Assembly, whole genome shotgun sequence window:
- the LOC115979239 gene encoding probable WRKY transcription factor 75, whose translation MENYSTYFSSSSSTPPTSSLTLSMADSHAYNEFQGIKSNGFLGLMSEMGGVPAVSNIDVPQSRSFMVGSETDVNSGKKKGEKKIRKPRYAFQTRSQVDILDDGYRWRKYGQKAVKNNKFPRSYYRCTHQGCNVKKQVQRLTKDEGIVVTTYEGMHSHPIEKSTDNFEHILSQMQIYTS comes from the exons ATGGAGAATTACTCAACATATTTTTCTAGTTCATCTTCAACACCACCAACTTCTTCCTTGACACTAAGCATGGCAGATTCTCATGCTTATAATGAATTCCAAGGCATCAAGTCAAATGGGTTTTTGGGACTTATGTCAGAGATGGGTGGTGTTCCTGCAGTTTCAAACATAGATGTTCCTCAGAGCAGAAGCTTTATGGTGGGGTCTGAAACTGATGTGAACTCAGGgaagaaaaagggagagaagaaaataagaaagcCAAGATATGCCTTTCAAACTAGGAGTCAGGTGGATATACTAGATGATGGGTATAGGTGGAGGAAATATGGGCAAAAAGCTGTGAAGAACAACAAATTTCCAAG AAGCTACTACCGGTGTACACATCAAGGTTGCAATGTCAAAAAGCAAGTTCAGAGACTAACTAAAGATGAAGGAATAGTTGTGACAACTTATGAAGGGATGCATTCACATCCGATAGAGAAGTCTACCGATAATTTTGAGCACATCTTGAGCCAGATGCAAATCTACACCTCCTAA